One Manihot esculenta cultivar AM560-2 chromosome 18, M.esculenta_v8, whole genome shotgun sequence genomic window carries:
- the LOC110606751 gene encoding BAG family molecular chaperone regulator 4 translates to MKKSASKGVENSGFDNRQIDWELRPGGMLVQKRDTEGDPSGPMIKIKISHGSYHYEITVPAQSTFGDLKNVLVHETGLEPKEQRLLFRGKEKEDNECLHMVGVKDMSKVILLEDPACKERKLEEMKRNQGMLKAYEEVAKVRAEVDKLSQKVLTLETTVRNGTHVADKEFSVLIELLMVQLLKLDTIEANGEAKVQRRNEVRRVQNFVDTLDNLKARNSNPFSNGSNAVSVSTKWQTFESGVGSLSAPVPVQSGTKITQDWELFD, encoded by the exons ATGAAAAAATCAGCTTCAAAAGGTGTGGAAAATAGCGGGTTTGACAACAGACAGATAGATTGGGAGCTTAGGCCTGGTGGGATGCTGGTTCAAAAGAGAGACACAGAGGGTGACCCTTCTGGCCCTATGATCAAGATCAAGATCTCTCACGGTTCCTATCACTATGAAATCACAGTCCCTGCTCAATCCACTTTTG GGGATTTGAAAAATGTTCTTGTCCATGAGACTGGTCTGGAGCCTAAGGAGCAGAGATTGTTGTTTAGAGGCAAAGAAAAAGAGGACAATGAATGTTTGCATATGGTAGGAGTAAAAGACATGTCAAAAGTGATACTACTGGAGGACCCTGCTTGCAAAGAGAGGAAGCTTGAGGAGATGAAGAGGAATCAAGGAATGTTAAAAGCCTATGAGGAAGTTGCCAAAGTAAGAGCAGAGGTTGATAAACTATCTCAGAAG GTTCTCACTTTGGAGACAACTGTTCGGAATGGCACCCATGTTGCAGACAAGGAGTTTTCCGTCTTGATAGAGTTGCTTATGGTGCAGTTGCTCAAATTGGATACCATTGAGGCTAATGGAGAAGCAAAGGTACAGAGGCGGAACGAG GTTCGTCGTGTCCAGAACTTTGTGGACACACTTGACAATCTAAAAGCAAGAAATTCTAACCCCTTCAGCAATGGTAGTAATGCGGTATCAGTGAGTACTAAATGGCAGACATTTGAGTCTGGAGTTGGAAGCCTGAGTGCCCCAGTCCCAGTACAATCTGGCACAAAAATAACTCAGGACTGGGAGCTGTTTGACTAG